The genomic interval CAACAGTCCCTCGTCCAGGACCCAGACGTCCCGTCCGTCCGCGGTCCGCAGCCGGTACTCCTCCCGATACGAGGTCACCGTTCCGGCGAGGCGGACATCCTCGTGCACGACGCGCCGGACGTCGTCCGGGTGCACGATCGTTTCCCAGAACGACGGATCTTCGAACCGCTCGGGCGTGTAGCCGGTCAGGGTCTCGATCTGCGGACTGATGTAGAAGCGCTCCGGGTCGCCGTCGACGGACTCCACGTACACCACGGCCGGCATGTTGCGGACCAGGCTTCGGTACCGCTCGTCGACCACCCGGAGCGCACGCTCGGCCTCCATGCGGTCGGTGACATCCAGCATCACGCCCTGCAGAAGCCAGGGAGAGCCGGAATCGTCGCGGAGGAACAGGCTGGCGACGTCGTGGATCCACACGTAGTGACCGTCGCGGTGTCGGATCCGGTACTGCTCGTCGAAGGGTTCGCCGGTGCGCTCGGTGTGCTCCGAGGCGACGTACACCCGGTCGCGGTCGTCGGGATGGACCAGTTCCTTCCACAGGTAGGGCTGGTCGTCGTACTCCTGCCGCGTGTAGCCGATCAGTTCCTCGATCCGGGGACTGGTGTAGTAGCCGAGATCGAAGTTCTCGAGGGCGGCCGGCGCCTCGAGGTGCTCCTCCGCCTCCCAGATGTAGGCGACGGCGGGGATCTGCTCCACGAGCCCGCGGTACATCAGGGCGGCGCGACGCAGCTTCTCCTCCGCGTTCCGCTCCTCGGTCACGTCCCGCTGGACGGCGAAGTAGTGCGTGATCGCTCCGGCCGCGTCCCGGATCGGCAGCACCCGCCACTCGAGACGGAAGGTCGAGCCGTCCTTCCTGTAGTTGATCGCCTCGCCCTCGAACGGCTCACCGCGTTCGAGGCACGATCGCAAGCGGGTCATCACGTCCCGTTGCGTCAACGGTCCCTGGAGGATGCGTGGATTCCGTCCGAGGACCTCCTCGGGCTCGTAGCCGGTCATCTCGCAGAACGCGCGGTTCACGTAGACGATCGTCGGACCCGGCTCGTCCAGGCGGGTGTCGGTGACGACGACCCCTTCGAAGGCGCCCTCCACCACGGCGCGGAGCAGGCCTGCCGCGTCGTCGGTCATGGCGGTCGGTCCGATCATGGTCCCCCTCCGGGACGGCGTCCGCGGCCCAGCATGGGCTCCGCGTTCCAGCATGGGTTCCGCGGACCACCGCGTACTCCCTGCATCGGCACGGGGACGACGCCCTTGACCGCTCCTCCTTCCCGTGGGTCGCCCTCAAGCAGCCTGGAGCGTCGCCGATGCCTGTGGAGGAAGCGCTTGGGCACCGCCGGTGCACAGCCGCAACCGGGCCACGAGGACGGATGAAGGTGCACGCCTGATGGACGGTATCCGCGTACTGATCGCCGACGACGAGGGTGAGGTTCGCGCCGCTCTGGCGGACCTGATCGATGCGGAACGCGCGCTCGAGCTCGTCGGTGCCGCCGCCGACGCAGACGAGGCGATCGAGCTCGCGATCGCCGAGCTTCCCGATGTCGCGCTCGTCGACGTGAAGATGCCCGGTGGAGGTGGCGCCCGCGCCGCGCGCGAGATCGTCGCTTCGTCGCCGCAGACCCGCGTGCTCGCGCTCTCCGCCTATGAGGATCGGACGACGGTGCTCGAGATGCTCCGTGCCGGTGCGGTCGGATACCTCGTGAAAGGCACCGCCCCCGAGGAGATCGTCGCCTCGATCGGCCGCGCGGTCCGCGGCCAGACATCCCTGTCGGCGGAGGTGATGGGCGGCGTCGTCCACGAACTCTCGTCGCAGCTGCGTCGTCAGGCGAGTGAGACCGAAGCCCGCGCGCAGGTGATGGACCGGATCCGCCGCGTCGTCGACGGCGAGGGGATGTCGATCGTCTTCCAGCCCATCTTCGATCTTCGCGATCGCACGGTCGAGGGCATGGAGGCACTCGCATGGTTCGCCGAGGAACCGACGAGGCCGCCGGACGTCTGGTTCCACGAAGCCGCCTCGGTCGGTCTCGGCACCGACCTCGAGCTGACCGCGATCCGTCTCGCCCTGTCGCACGCCGAACTGCTTCCGGCCCGCGCCTACCTGTCGCTGAACCTCTCCCACCGGACGGCAACGTCGCCGCGCCTGCTCGATGTTCTCGCGAGAGGGCGGGCCGACCGATTGGTCGTCGAGATCACCGAGCACGAAGCCGTCGAGGACTACGAGACGCTGACCGAGGCACTCGCGGCGTTGCGCGCTCGTGGCGTCCGCGTCGCGATCGACGACGCGGGCGCCGGGTTCGCCAGCCTGCGTCACGCCCTTCGCCTCGATCCCCACGTGATCAAGGTCGACATCAGCCTCGTCCGAGACATCGACACGGACCGGGCGCGGCGGGCGCTCGCCTCGGCGCTGATCCGATTCGCCGAGGAGATGGATGTTGCGATCGTCGCGGAGGGGATCGAAACGCAAGCCGAGCTGGACACGCTCCTCTCCCTCGGGGTGCGCTTCGGTCAGGGGTACTTCCTGGCCCGGCCGGGTCCCCTCACCACGATGGGGCACGCGCCAGACCTTGCGGACACGGCCACCGGCGCTACCGTGGACGGATGAACGAGATGGATCGGATCCGGGTGCTGATCGCGGAAGATGAGCCGGCCGTGCGCGCGGCGCTCGCCGACCTCGTGGGCTCGGACCCGGGCATGGACGTGATCGGGACCGCAGGCGACGCCGACGAGGCGATCGACGTCGCGCGCGACCATCACCCCGATGTCGCGCTCGTGGACGTGAAGATGCCGGCGGGTGGCGGAGTTCGTGCCACGAAGGAGATCCTGCGGGAATCGCCGCAGACCCACGTCGTCGCCCTGTCGGCCTACGAGGACCGTCGAACCGTGCTCGATATGCTGCGCGCAGGCGTGGTCGGGTACATGGTCAAGGGAACGCCGGCCGAGGAGATCCTCTACACGATCCGCCGGTCGATGCACGGACAGGGATCGCTGTCGGTGGAGGTGACGGCGGACGTGATCCACGAGCTGACGAACCTGCTCGAACGCTCCGAATCCCTCACCCGCGAACTCCAGGACCTGAACCGCACGAAGTCCGAGCTGATCCAGATCCTGTCCCACGAGCTCTTCACCCCGATCACCACGATCCAGGGGTTCGCGCTGACGGTCGCCGAGCACGGGGGTGAGATGACTCCCGACGAGCTGCAGGACCTGCTGCACGGGGTGTCCCGTGCGGGGAACCGGATCAAGCGCCTGATCGGGAACCTGGCCGCCGCCGCGCGCCTCGACCGCGAGGGTGTCGAGGTGTCGACGCGCCCGGTCCGGGTCGGCGAAATCGTCGAGCGCGCCGCTTCCGAGTTCGGCTCGACGAGCGAGCGGATCGAGCTCCCCGGCCGGCGCGAGCTGGACCGGAAGATCTGGGCCGACCTCGATCTGGGGACGCGCGCCCTCGTCGTCCTGCTCGAGAACGCACTGTCGTTGTCCCCGTCGGACGAGTCGGTACGCGTGCAGCTGGACGCACGCGACGGGGAGCTACGGATCGGGGTGCTCGATCGCGGCCCGGGAATCCCGAGCGATCTGCGGGAACGCATCTTCGGGGCGTTCACGCAGGCGGATGCGAGCACGACCCGCTCGCACGAAGGTCTCGGGATCGGGCTCTACCTCGCGCGACGGATCATGAGCGCACACGGCAGACGGATCGACCTGGAAGCCCGCGACGGCGGAGGCAGCGCGTTCCGCCTGTCGTTCCCGGCGCTGGACGAGCGCGCCGCCTGAGGGAGAGCTCGCCTCAGATCGTGCGACGGTCCAGGGCCCACGATGAGCCCGCCTGCTGCTTCGTGAACTGCTTCATCTCCGTCGCGATCGCGACCGCTTCGGCGTAGTGGGAGTACGAACGACGGTCGGTCGTCGCGATCCCGATCGAGATCGACAGCAACGGGAACCGGATCGATTCGCCGCTACGACTCATGAGCTGGATGAAGCCCTGGGCGTGGTCGGTCGTGTCGTACAGAGCACCCGACTCCGCGTCGAACCGCTGCACGATGCGCTCCGCGATCGGCTGGGCGTACTGCGGATCCACGATGAGGACGAAGTCGTCGCCCCCCACGTGTCCCACGAACGCGTCGATCCCCGCGATGCCGGTGGCGACCTCCTGGAGCATCCCGGCCGTGAACTGGATCATCTGGTCGCCGCGCGCGAAGCCGTAGTGGTCGTTGTAGGCCTTGAAGGCGTCGAGATCGGTGTACAAGATCGCGAACGGCCGGCCGTCGGTGACGCGTTCGTCGATCTCGTCCTGGATCCGGACATTGCCCGGCAGCCCGGTGAGCGGGGACTGCGCTCGCATCTCCCTCGCCCGGCGAAGGACGCCTCGGATCCTCGCGAGGAGCTCGGGTGTGTCGAACGGTTTGACGATGTAGTCGTCGGCGCCCACCGAGAACCCTTCCAGCTTGTCGGCGGACAACCCGCGGGCGGTGAGCAGGATCACGCTCACGCCCGAGGTGGAGGGATCCGAACGCAGCCGGCGGGTCAGCTCGAGCCCGTCCATGTTGGGCATCATCACGTCGCACAGCACGAGGGCGGGGACACGTTCGCGCACCCGCTCGAGCGCCTCCTTGCCGTCGCCGGCCACCGCGACGTCGTAGCCGGTCGCACGCAGCTCGATCTCGAGCAGACGGGCGATGAACGGGTCGTCGTCCACGACGAGGACGTGCTCGGCTCCCCCGTCCTCGCTCTGCCCGATCCCTGGCTGGTCCGCGCGCCCGCCCGGCCCGCCGTCCGATCCGTTGCCTGCCTCGCTCATGCCGCCTCTCCGGACCCTCGACGCACCGCCTGTATCCGAGCGGTCCATTCCCCGGGAATCGGCACGATACCCAGCGCCCTGTAGGCGGTCGCGGACCCTTGTGAGGCAACGGCTGAACGGGGGTCGGCCGATCGGCCCCGTCCCCCGCCGGCGGATCGAGATGCTCGCTCCGCTGGCGAGACCGGAGCCCGGATCAGCCGGAACCCTCCCGGCGATCGATCGCGACGGCCGACCCGGGGGTGCGCTTCGCGAGGTTCTTCAGCTCCGTCGCCAGAGCGACGGCCTCGGCCCGGTGCACGAATCCACGAACGTCCGTCGTGGCGATCCCGATCGAGATCGACAGGAGCGGGAACCGCTGCAGATGGCCCATCCGATCCTCCGACTCGAGGTAGCCGGCGTCGGCGTCCCCCGGTTCGTAGAGCGAGGCGACCGATGCATCGAAGCGGCGGATCACCTCCTCGGCGAGCGCCACGGCCCGGCCGGGCTCGGTCAGGACGACGAAGTCGTCGCCCCCGATGTGTCCGACGAACGACCCCGCACCACCGACCTCCTCGGCGGCATCCCGGATCAGACCACCGGTCGCGCGCAGCGCATCGTCGCCACGGACGAAGCCGTAGCGGTCGCTGTAGGACTTGAAGTTGTCCAGGTCGAGGTAGAGCACGGCGAACCCCTCTCCCGCAGCGATGCGGGCCTCGATCTCGTCCTCGATCCGAAGGTTCCCCGGCAGCCCGGTGAGCGGTGACTGGGATCGCAGGTAGCGTCCCCGCCGCAGCGCGCCGCGGACGCGCGCGATCACCTCCTCGTTGTCGAACGGCTTGACGATGTAGTCGTCCGCGCCGGAGGAGAGCCCCTCGAGCTTGTCCGCGCCGAGGCCTCGCGCCGTGATCATGATGATCGTGGTGCCCTCGGTGCGCGGATCCTCCCGCAGACGGCGGGTCAGTTCGAACCCATCCATCCGCGGCATCATCACATCGCACAGCACCAGGTCGGGCAAGGTCGCGAGCGCCTTCTCGAGCGCCTCCTGGCCGTCGACCGCCGAGTCCACCAGGTACCCCTCGGCCCCGAGCTCGAGGGTCAGCAAGCGGGAGATGAACGGATCGTCCTCGACGACGAGAACGCGGTCGGCCCCTCGCGTCCCTTCCGCTT from Actinomycetota bacterium carries:
- a CDS encoding EAL domain-containing protein; the encoded protein is MDGIRVLIADDEGEVRAALADLIDAERALELVGAAADADEAIELAIAELPDVALVDVKMPGGGGARAAREIVASSPQTRVLALSAYEDRTTVLEMLRAGAVGYLVKGTAPEEIVASIGRAVRGQTSLSAEVMGGVVHELSSQLRRQASETEARAQVMDRIRRVVDGEGMSIVFQPIFDLRDRTVEGMEALAWFAEEPTRPPDVWFHEAASVGLGTDLELTAIRLALSHAELLPARAYLSLNLSHRTATSPRLLDVLARGRADRLVVEITEHEAVEDYETLTEALAALRARGVRVAIDDAGAGFASLRHALRLDPHVIKVDISLVRDIDTDRARRALASALIRFAEEMDVAIVAEGIETQAELDTLLSLGVRFGQGYFLARPGPLTTMGHAPDLADTATGATVDG
- a CDS encoding response regulator, which encodes MNEMDRIRVLIAEDEPAVRAALADLVGSDPGMDVIGTAGDADEAIDVARDHHPDVALVDVKMPAGGGVRATKEILRESPQTHVVALSAYEDRRTVLDMLRAGVVGYMVKGTPAEEILYTIRRSMHGQGSLSVEVTADVIHELTNLLERSESLTRELQDLNRTKSELIQILSHELFTPITTIQGFALTVAEHGGEMTPDELQDLLHGVSRAGNRIKRLIGNLAAAARLDREGVEVSTRPVRVGEIVERAASEFGSTSERIELPGRRELDRKIWADLDLGTRALVVLLENALSLSPSDESVRVQLDARDGELRIGVLDRGPGIPSDLRERIFGAFTQADASTTRSHEGLGIGLYLARRIMSAHGRRIDLEARDGGGSAFRLSFPALDERAA
- a CDS encoding response regulator yields the protein MSEAGNGSDGGPGGRADQPGIGQSEDGGAEHVLVVDDDPFIARLLEIELRATGYDVAVAGDGKEALERVRERVPALVLCDVMMPNMDGLELTRRLRSDPSTSGVSVILLTARGLSADKLEGFSVGADDYIVKPFDTPELLARIRGVLRRAREMRAQSPLTGLPGNVRIQDEIDERVTDGRPFAILYTDLDAFKAYNDHYGFARGDQMIQFTAGMLQEVATGIAGIDAFVGHVGGDDFVLIVDPQYAQPIAERIVQRFDAESGALYDTTDHAQGFIQLMSRSGESIRFPLLSISIGIATTDRRSYSHYAEAVAIATEMKQFTKQQAGSSWALDRRTI
- a CDS encoding response regulator; the protein is MSETSEAEGTRGADRVLVVEDDPFISRLLTLELGAEGYLVDSAVDGQEALEKALATLPDLVLCDVMMPRMDGFELTRRLREDPRTEGTTIIMITARGLGADKLEGLSSGADDYIVKPFDNEEVIARVRGALRRGRYLRSQSPLTGLPGNLRIEDEIEARIAAGEGFAVLYLDLDNFKSYSDRYGFVRGDDALRATGGLIRDAAEEVGGAGSFVGHIGGDDFVVLTEPGRAVALAEEVIRRFDASVASLYEPGDADAGYLESEDRMGHLQRFPLLSISIGIATTDVRGFVHRAEAVALATELKNLAKRTPGSAVAIDRREGSG